One stretch of Castor canadensis chromosome 12, mCasCan1.hap1v2, whole genome shotgun sequence DNA includes these proteins:
- the LOC109702559 gene encoding LOW QUALITY PROTEIN: tripartite motif-containing protein 43-like (The sequence of the model RefSeq protein was modified relative to this genomic sequence to represent the inferred CDS: inserted 2 bases in 2 codons), which yields MESDIPQAFQKELTCFICMNYLTDPATTGCGHSFCLPCLCLSWAKAQTPVHCPICREPSQQGDLKSNILKNPVPAARKASLKQCLISEEPRYTMHKETRQICEEDKSLLCLFCXNSQEYGAHRLCPIERAAEEHREKLLKQMRSLWENIHGSQRNINEEKNIISLSIGYVYLWEEMTRAEIRKRHQDLYEEEKRHLESLXKKIKKFYSNSKKSETEMAQKRKHLREMYQGMVKMCHKPFAELIQDLEDTLAKRRSEHLFFPSP from the exons ATGGAATCAGACATCCCACAAGCCTTCCAGAAAGAACTGACCTGCTTCATCTGCATGAACTACCTTACAGACCCAGCCACCACAGGCTGTGGGCACAGCTTCTGTTTGCCCTGTCTCTGCCTTTCCTGGGCAAAAGCCCAGACTCCTGTCCATTGCCCAATATGCAGGGAACCATCCCAGCAGGGAGACCTCAAATCCAATATTCTGAAGAATCCAGTGCCTGCTGCCAGAAAAGCCAGTCTGAAGCAATGCTTGATCTCTGAGGAACCTAGGTATACAATGCACAAAGAGACAAGGCAGATCTGTGAAGAGGACAAGAGCCTACTCTGTCTGTTCT TCAACTCTCAGGAATACGGGGCCCACAGACTCTGTCCCATTGAAAGGGCTGCTGAGGAGCACAGAGAGAAGCTTCTGAAGCAGATGAGATCTCTATGGGAAAATATCCATGGAAGTCAGAGAAATATCAATGAAGAGAAGAACATAATCAGCCTTTCGATCGGATATGTGTACCTCTGGGAAGAGATGACtagggctgagatcaggaaacgCCATCAAGATCTCTATGAAGAAGAAAAACGACATTtagaatctt aaaagaagataaaaaaattttacaGTAACTCCAAAAAAAGTGAAACTGAAATGGCCCAGAAGAGGAAACACTTAAGAGAAATGTATCAGGGGATGGTGAAAATGTGCCACAAGCCCTTTGCAGAGCTGATCCAGGATTTGGAAGACACATTGGCAAAGAGGAGGTCAGAGCACCTTTTCTTCCCCAGTCCGTGA